The following coding sequences lie in one Cercospora beticola chromosome 9, complete sequence genomic window:
- the HCR1 gene encoding Translation initiation factor 3 subunit J component — protein MAPSKTSWDDEETDSTPASSPPPPTVARRGKFDDEEEEDVLESWDAAEDSEEEREKAKKAAEAKAKAEAAAKAEKRSKAQRLEELREQRRRERAEAEDGESSEEEDEASRRARLRAQEMESDLKNAEDLFGGGGSGPAKRGTNKAITVQADSEDPTSAIDLSSLKLFNPSSAKDFATLRETLVPLFNNIAKKPQYELFMKEFSKQIVKEMNSEQVKKVASGLTAVSNEKLKEEKAAEKGGKKTKAAKTKTTLNAARDTSRAADTYAYDDDGLDDGDFM, from the exons ATGGCACCCTCCAAAACATCgtgggacgatgaagagaccGATAGCACGCCCGCGTcctcgccaccaccaccgaccgTCGCACGCCGCGGCAAGTttgatgacgaagaggaagaggacgtgCTAGAGTCATGGGATGCTGCCGAGGACAGTGAGGAAGAACGCGAAAAGGCGAAAAAGGCCGCGGAAGCAAAGGCAAAGGCCGAAGCCGCGGCCAAGGCAGAGAAGAGGTCCAAGGCGCAGCGTCTGGAGGAGCTTCGCGAGCAGAGGCGACGAGAGCGTGCAGAGgccgaggatggcgagagcagcgaggaggaggacgaggccTCGCGACGCGCACGACTACGGGCTCAGGAGATGGAGAGTGATCTCAAGAATGCCGAAGACCTgttcggtggtggaggtaGCGGCCCAGCTAAGCGCGGCACGAACAAGGCCATCACCGTCCAAGCCGACTCCGAGGACCCAACGAGCGCAATCGATCTCTCGAGCTTAAAGCTGTTCAACCCATCCTCTGCGAAGGACTTTGCCACACTCCGTGAGACTCTGGTGCCCCTTTTCAACAACATTGCGAAGAAGCCTCAATACGAGCTCTTCATGAAGGAGTTCTCCAAGCAGATTGTCAAGGAGATGAACAGCGAGCAGGTCAAGAAGGTTGCCAGTGGACTGACAGCCGTCAGCAatgagaagctgaaggaagagaaggctgctgagaagggcggcaagaagaccaaagcagcgaagaccaagacgaCGTTGAACGCAGCTAGGGACACATCACGCGCAGCGGACACGTATGCTTACGATGACGATGGACTTGATGA TGGCGACTTCATGTGA